Proteins from one Amycolatopsis endophytica genomic window:
- a CDS encoding SDR family NAD(P)-dependent oxidoreductase translates to MAAAPESRHGLSGRRVAVIGGTSGIGAAVGARFAELGARVTLGGLDTAAVPAGLADTAEVVELDVTSPEDVTRFFERFDQLAVLVNAAGVIRRGEEYDLPVFGAVLDVNLVGSMRSCVAAHGALTRAGGCVVNVASMLSFTGGPLVPAYSASKGGVVSLTRSLAVAWAPDGVRVNAVAPGWITTGLTADLRADPDRDRRILDRTPMGRWGTPSEVAGAVTFLAGPDATFITGAVLPVDGGYLAA, encoded by the coding sequence ATGGCAGCCGCACCGGAGTCGCGGCACGGGCTCAGTGGACGCCGTGTCGCCGTGATCGGTGGCACCAGCGGGATCGGCGCCGCTGTCGGCGCCCGCTTCGCCGAACTCGGCGCGCGGGTGACGCTCGGCGGGCTCGACACCGCGGCCGTGCCGGCCGGCCTCGCCGACACGGCCGAGGTCGTCGAACTCGACGTCACCTCGCCGGAGGACGTGACCCGGTTCTTCGAGCGGTTCGACCAGCTGGCCGTGCTCGTCAACGCAGCCGGGGTGATCCGCCGGGGCGAGGAGTACGACCTGCCGGTCTTCGGGGCCGTTCTGGACGTCAACCTCGTGGGCAGCATGCGCAGCTGCGTCGCCGCGCACGGCGCGCTGACGCGCGCGGGCGGGTGCGTCGTGAACGTCGCGTCGATGCTGAGCTTCACCGGCGGACCGCTCGTGCCCGCCTACAGCGCCAGCAAGGGCGGCGTCGTCTCGCTCACGCGGTCGCTCGCGGTGGCCTGGGCACCCGACGGCGTCCGGGTCAACGCGGTCGCCCCCGGCTGGATCACCACCGGCCTCACCGCCGACCTGCGCGCCGACCCCGACCGCGACCGGAGGATCCTCGACCGCACCCCGATGGGCCGCTGGGGCACACCGTCCGAAGTGGCCGGAGCGGTGACGTTCCTCGCCGGCCCGGACGCCACGTTCATCACCGGCGCCGTGCTGCCGGTGGATGGCGGATACCTCGCCGCCTGA
- a CDS encoding 2,4'-dihydroxyacetophenone dioxygenase family protein, which produces MTEAPSITATLDLPPEIAIAAMPEDDRVWVPQAPNVWFRPLLFNTVTGQWCNLLRVTASGIVSRHRHPGAVFGYVVKGRWHYHEHPWIAEQGHFVYEPPGEIHTLAVPEDCTEMITFFNITGAMVYVDADNRQTGYEDVFTKIQMCRDHYEGNGLGADFVREFIR; this is translated from the coding sequence ATGACCGAAGCACCTTCCATTACCGCGACCCTGGACCTGCCGCCGGAGATCGCCATCGCCGCGATGCCGGAGGACGACCGGGTGTGGGTGCCACAGGCACCGAACGTGTGGTTCCGCCCATTGCTGTTCAACACCGTCACCGGCCAGTGGTGCAACCTGCTGCGCGTCACCGCATCGGGCATCGTGTCCCGGCACCGTCACCCTGGCGCGGTGTTCGGCTACGTCGTGAAGGGACGGTGGCATTACCACGAGCACCCGTGGATCGCCGAGCAGGGCCACTTCGTGTACGAGCCGCCGGGCGAGATCCACACTCTCGCCGTGCCGGAGGACTGCACGGAAATGATCACGTTCTTCAACATCACCGGCGCGATGGTCTACGTGGACGCGGACAACCGCCAGACCGGGTACGAGGACGTGTTCACCAAGATCCAGATGTGCCGCGACCACTACGAGGGCAACGGGCTGGGCGCCGACTTCGTGCGCGAGTTCATCCGCTGA
- a CDS encoding LysR family transcriptional regulator translates to MPPRFVSGYRLEWLASFVAVAEYGGFSAAAKHLYRSQSRISTHVAELEQLIGTKLFDRTTQPPRLSPEGRALLPHATALLEHLDLLAEVATGTGERVHGVVRLGMYPSVAAYLLPLAMLALRKQYPGVQLVLWEGETLALSERLSRGEIDLAVRPVLPPVSDDRLVHTQLWREPLVAVLNRAHPLAGRGAVRLEQLGDQQLVTIGDSSDGAGRQFETNLAFANAGLNPRIAFQTNQPQTLISLVRHGLGVGVTNSLAMTTANTDGVVLSPIAGATQSERLVALWCRGDQPASRALHAVESVVTALPPPRFTLTNRRGPSTG, encoded by the coding sequence ATGCCGCCGCGATTCGTCTCCGGATACCGTCTGGAGTGGCTGGCCAGCTTCGTCGCGGTGGCCGAGTACGGCGGGTTCTCGGCCGCTGCCAAGCACCTCTACCGGTCGCAGAGCCGGATCAGCACCCACGTGGCCGAGCTGGAACAGCTCATCGGAACGAAACTGTTCGACCGCACCACGCAGCCGCCCCGGCTCTCCCCCGAGGGCCGGGCGCTGCTGCCGCACGCCACCGCGCTCCTGGAACACCTGGACCTGCTCGCCGAGGTCGCCACCGGTACGGGCGAGCGGGTGCACGGCGTGGTGCGACTCGGCATGTACCCGAGTGTCGCGGCCTACCTGCTGCCGCTGGCGATGCTGGCTCTGCGCAAGCAGTACCCGGGGGTGCAGCTGGTGCTGTGGGAGGGCGAGACGCTCGCGCTGAGCGAGCGGCTGAGCCGTGGCGAGATCGACCTCGCGGTGCGGCCCGTGCTGCCGCCCGTGAGTGACGACCGGCTGGTGCACACCCAACTGTGGCGCGAGCCGCTGGTGGCGGTGCTCAACCGCGCGCACCCGCTGGCCGGTCGTGGCGCCGTCCGGCTGGAACAGCTCGGCGATCAGCAGCTCGTCACGATCGGCGACAGCAGCGACGGGGCGGGCCGCCAGTTCGAGACCAACCTGGCCTTCGCCAACGCCGGCCTCAATCCCAGGATCGCGTTCCAGACCAATCAGCCGCAGACGCTGATCTCGCTGGTGCGGCACGGCTTGGGCGTCGGCGTCACCAACTCGCTCGCCATGACGACCGCCAACACCGACGGCGTCGTGCTGTCGCCCATCGCCGGTGCCACCCAGTCCGAGCGGCTGGTCGCGCTGTGGTGCCGCGGCGATCAGCCCGCCTCCCGCGCGTTGCACGCGGTTGAGTCGGTGGTCACCGCGCTTCCACCGCCCCGGTTCACGCTCACCAACCGGCGCGGCCCCAGCACCGGCTGA
- a CDS encoding NAD-dependent epimerase/dehydratase family protein has protein sequence MLTASGVAADTLDSDTPATEATWTEATWTEPSGTPVRAYPDSKILAERDAWELADATGLDLTAVLPTFMQGPMLGTPDRSGTFEVIRRVIEGGIPALPNIGWNVVDVRDIAELHILAMTSPAAAGQRFLGSGSFLWYRQIARLLREQLPDEAAKVPVRTMPDVVVKLLARRNPQMAMLRPELGRTRLVDSSKARTQLGWRPRPVEQTILDTATALTAGSGGGGQRAFRWMHHVSVPGSPMTGRTSPVPHRIPGCRASLRPSARQSR, from the coding sequence GTGCTCACCGCGTCCGGTGTCGCGGCCGACACCCTCGACTCGGACACGCCCGCGACCGAGGCGACCTGGACCGAGGCGACCTGGACCGAGCCGTCCGGCACCCCGGTCCGCGCCTATCCCGATTCCAAGATCCTCGCCGAGCGCGACGCGTGGGAGCTCGCCGACGCGACCGGGCTCGACCTGACCGCCGTCCTCCCCACGTTCATGCAGGGCCCGATGCTGGGCACCCCGGACAGGTCGGGAACGTTCGAGGTCATCCGCCGCGTGATCGAGGGCGGGATCCCCGCGCTGCCGAACATCGGGTGGAACGTCGTCGACGTGCGCGACATCGCCGAACTGCACATCCTCGCCATGACCAGTCCGGCCGCCGCGGGCCAGCGCTTCCTCGGTTCGGGCAGCTTCCTGTGGTACCGGCAGATCGCTCGTCTCCTGCGGGAACAGCTGCCGGACGAAGCCGCGAAGGTGCCCGTGCGCACCATGCCGGACGTCGTCGTCAAGCTGCTCGCCCGGCGTAACCCACAGATGGCGATGCTGCGTCCCGAACTCGGCCGCACCAGGCTGGTCGACAGCAGCAAGGCACGTACCCAGCTGGGCTGGCGTCCCCGCCCCGTCGAACAGACCATCCTCGACACCGCCACCGCGCTCACCGCCGGATCAGGAGGCGGCGGACAGCGTGCATTCCGTTGGATGCACCACGTTTCCGTTCCCGGTTCACCAATGACCGGCCGGACGTCCCCTGTCCCGCACCGGATTCCGGGATGCCGGGCAAGCCTTCGCCCGTCTGCACGGCAGTCGCGGTGA
- a CDS encoding MarR family winged helix-turn-helix transcriptional regulator, whose amino-acid sequence MAQVLGEFGVPASVAGTLWALAPGTEPPTMRDMAARLRCDPSTVSLAADKLQAMGIVARQPHPADGRKRTLVLTEHGHELWEALRKRLHASGLFAGLDVREQDTLLTLLTKMRNPPS is encoded by the coding sequence GTGGCCCAGGTGCTCGGCGAGTTCGGGGTCCCGGCCTCCGTCGCGGGCACGCTGTGGGCACTGGCCCCGGGCACCGAGCCGCCGACGATGCGGGACATGGCGGCCCGCCTGCGCTGCGACCCGTCCACAGTGAGCCTCGCCGCCGACAAACTCCAGGCCATGGGGATCGTCGCCCGTCAGCCCCATCCCGCCGACGGCCGTAAGCGCACCCTGGTCCTCACCGAACACGGGCACGAACTGTGGGAGGCGCTCCGGAAGCGGCTGCACGCCTCCGGGCTGTTCGCCGGTCTCGACGTGCGAGAACAGGACACCCTGCTCACGCTGCTGACGAAGATGCGCAACCCGCCGAGCTGA
- a CDS encoding NADP-dependent oxidoreductase — protein sequence MKALVATAYGEPEQLSIADLEVPRPGRGQIQVKIAASAINPTDIRVVAGDYREAVELEFPYVPGNEFAGTVTEVGAGVTAYRVGDEIFGQALPRQLRLLPARRPSASTGALAEYAVFEADTPLLAHRPATVPVEQAAALPIAGMTALGVMTLAAIRPGETALVIGASGGVGTALLPLLAAAGARVVATGAATDHPVLRELGADEVVGYDAANYPAGVDAVFDLVLPHDRLFAAAAALRPGGRLVTIIYPEPAKELLGRDDVDLRYFLDADGELGGMREVAEAADRGALSVRIARRFRFEDVVQATVAYVREHNLGKVVVTM from the coding sequence GTGAAAGCCCTTGTCGCGACCGCGTACGGCGAGCCCGAGCAGCTTTCGATCGCCGACCTCGAGGTACCCCGCCCCGGCCGGGGGCAGATCCAGGTGAAGATCGCCGCGTCCGCGATCAACCCCACCGACATCAGAGTGGTCGCGGGCGACTACCGCGAGGCCGTCGAGCTGGAGTTCCCCTACGTGCCCGGCAACGAGTTCGCCGGGACTGTCACCGAAGTCGGGGCCGGGGTGACGGCCTACCGGGTGGGCGATGAGATCTTCGGGCAGGCACTGCCCCGGCAGCTGCGCCTCCTGCCCGCCCGCCGTCCGTCGGCGAGCACGGGCGCGCTGGCCGAGTACGCGGTGTTCGAAGCCGACACCCCACTGCTGGCGCACCGCCCGGCCACCGTCCCCGTCGAGCAGGCCGCCGCGCTGCCGATCGCGGGCATGACCGCGCTGGGAGTGATGACCCTCGCCGCGATCCGGCCAGGGGAAACCGCCCTCGTCATCGGTGCCAGCGGCGGGGTGGGCACCGCACTGCTTCCGCTCCTGGCCGCCGCCGGGGCCCGGGTCGTCGCGACCGGCGCCGCCACCGATCACCCGGTCCTGCGGGAACTCGGAGCCGACGAGGTCGTCGGGTACGACGCGGCGAACTACCCCGCTGGGGTCGACGCCGTCTTCGACCTGGTGCTGCCGCACGACCGCCTGTTCGCGGCGGCGGCCGCGCTGCGCCCCGGCGGACGGCTGGTGACGATCATCTACCCCGAACCGGCGAAGGAACTCCTCGGCCGGGACGACGTCGACTTGCGTTACTTCCTGGACGCGGACGGCGAACTCGGCGGGATGCGCGAGGTCGCCGAGGCGGCGGATCGCGGCGCGCTGTCGGTCCGGATCGCCCGCCGCTTCCGGTTCGAGGACGTCGTGCAAGCCACTGTGGCCTACGTCCGCGAGCACAACCTGGGGAAGGTCGTCGTGACGATGTGA
- a CDS encoding TetR/AcrR family transcriptional regulator, translating to MTPPARTLRADAARNRELLLAAAEAEFAERGLDASVADIARRAGVGKGTVFRHFATKDDLIAAIVRTHVGALDEAGQRLLTAEDPGAALLEFLTVAGGQREQRDVSFLLNANDAGPEVVALRERLYRTVCLLVDRAREAGAVRGDVTGNDVVLLMCAPNHVVSFVKDPSPDLWRRYLAIIFDGLRPEGAHPLAPAAPAL from the coding sequence GTGACCCCACCCGCCCGGACCTTGCGTGCCGACGCCGCCCGCAACCGCGAACTGCTTCTGGCCGCGGCGGAGGCCGAGTTCGCCGAGCGGGGCCTCGATGCCTCGGTCGCCGACATCGCCCGCCGGGCCGGAGTCGGCAAGGGCACCGTGTTCCGCCACTTCGCCACCAAGGACGACCTGATCGCCGCGATCGTGCGTACCCACGTCGGCGCCCTCGACGAGGCCGGGCAACGACTGCTCACGGCCGAGGATCCCGGCGCGGCGTTGCTGGAGTTCCTCACCGTGGCCGGCGGACAGCGGGAGCAGCGTGACGTGTCGTTCCTGTTGAACGCCAACGACGCGGGCCCGGAGGTGGTCGCGCTCCGCGAGCGGCTGTACCGCACGGTGTGCCTGCTGGTCGACCGCGCGCGTGAGGCCGGCGCGGTCCGGGGCGACGTCACCGGCAACGACGTCGTGCTCCTGATGTGCGCGCCGAACCACGTCGTCAGCTTCGTGAAGGACCCGTCACCCGACCTGTGGCGGCGTTACCTGGCGATCATCTTCGACGGGCTGCGTCCCGAGGGAGCGCACCCCCTGGCACCGGCGGCACCGGCGCTCTAG
- a CDS encoding helix-turn-helix domain-containing protein translates to MRLSTVDEVIDAGNSLGEFLRARRALLDPAEFGLPGQGQRRVAGLRREELAFLAGVSPHYYARLEQGRDRNPSPAVLDAIAQALQLDEAGAAHLHQLASAPPPRRRAYRPEEVRPGLARLVESWTANPAVVIGRYRDVLAANELAVLLNEGFTPGRNLLRDVFLEPVAREIYPDWNAIAHSVVASVRSTAGTDLDHPRLTELIGELSLKSAEFRAIWARHDVHERTDGTKRYRNPFVGEIVVHYESFAVIGETGQTLYLYYGEPGSAAAPSLALLAGMTRQENR, encoded by the coding sequence GTGCGGCTGTCTACCGTGGACGAGGTGATCGACGCCGGAAATTCCCTGGGTGAGTTCCTGCGGGCCAGGAGGGCACTGCTGGACCCGGCCGAGTTCGGCCTGCCCGGCCAAGGGCAACGACGCGTGGCCGGGTTGCGGCGCGAAGAGCTGGCGTTCCTGGCCGGGGTCAGCCCGCACTACTACGCACGGCTGGAGCAGGGCCGCGACCGCAACCCGTCGCCGGCCGTGCTGGACGCGATCGCGCAGGCGCTCCAGCTGGACGAAGCGGGAGCCGCTCACCTGCACCAGCTCGCCTCGGCACCGCCGCCGCGCCGGCGGGCGTACCGGCCGGAGGAGGTGCGGCCAGGGCTCGCGCGGCTGGTCGAGAGCTGGACGGCCAATCCGGCCGTCGTGATCGGCCGGTACCGGGATGTGCTGGCCGCCAACGAACTCGCCGTCCTGCTCAACGAGGGCTTCACGCCCGGACGCAACCTGCTGCGTGACGTGTTCCTCGAACCGGTCGCGCGCGAGATCTACCCGGACTGGAACGCGATCGCGCACAGCGTGGTGGCCAGCGTCCGCTCCACCGCCGGCACCGACCTCGACCACCCGCGCCTGACCGAGCTGATCGGCGAACTGTCCTTGAAGAGCGCGGAGTTCCGCGCGATCTGGGCTCGGCACGACGTGCACGAACGGACCGACGGCACGAAGCGGTACCGCAACCCCTTCGTCGGCGAGATCGTCGTCCACTACGAATCCTTCGCCGTGATCGGCGAGACCGGGCAGACACTGTACCTGTACTACGGCGAACCCGGCTCGGCCGCCGCGCCATCGCTGGCCCTGCTCGCCGGCATGACCCGACAGGAGAACCGATGA
- a CDS encoding zinc-dependent alcohol dehydrogenase family protein encodes MTGTMRRWEMDAIGRDHLELREVPVPVPQPGEVLVRVAAVALNHRDKMVTESGRGLPLVFPFTPGSDLAGTVEALGADVTRFDVGDRVISTFTPDWIDGLRPGDARTPAYRTLGGYYPGVLADYVTFPAGWFVRAPETLDPAGAATLPCAGLTAWFALAERGSVRAGDTVLVEGTGGVSLFGIQIAKALGAEVIVSGSARNLPRATELGADHRVDRTREDWIDAILGITNDRGADHILEIVGGSHLGKAVQVAAVGGTISQIGALDGFEASAPVMPLMLKDITVQGIGTGHRRALEDLVRAVDRTGLKPVIDRRYPIADLPTALDHLDHGPFGKVVVETS; translated from the coding sequence ATGACCGGCACCATGCGCCGCTGGGAGATGGACGCCATCGGCCGCGACCACCTGGAGCTGCGCGAGGTTCCGGTCCCGGTACCGCAACCCGGTGAGGTGCTGGTCCGGGTGGCGGCGGTCGCGCTCAACCACCGCGACAAAATGGTCACCGAGAGCGGCCGGGGCCTGCCGCTCGTCTTCCCGTTCACCCCGGGGTCCGACCTCGCGGGCACGGTCGAGGCGCTCGGCGCCGACGTCACCCGCTTCGACGTCGGCGACCGGGTGATCTCCACGTTCACCCCGGACTGGATCGACGGCCTGCGCCCCGGCGACGCCCGCACTCCGGCCTACCGCACCCTCGGCGGCTACTACCCGGGCGTCCTCGCCGACTACGTCACCTTCCCGGCCGGGTGGTTCGTCCGCGCACCGGAAACCCTCGACCCAGCCGGAGCCGCCACCCTGCCCTGCGCCGGGCTGACCGCCTGGTTCGCGCTCGCCGAACGCGGCTCGGTGCGCGCCGGCGACACGGTGCTCGTCGAAGGCACCGGCGGGGTGTCGCTGTTCGGGATCCAGATCGCGAAAGCACTGGGCGCCGAGGTCATCGTGTCCGGCAGCGCGCGCAACCTGCCCCGCGCCACCGAACTCGGCGCCGATCACCGCGTCGACCGCACCCGCGAGGACTGGATCGACGCCATCCTCGGCATCACGAACGACCGCGGCGCGGACCACATCCTGGAGATCGTCGGCGGGTCACATCTCGGCAAGGCCGTCCAGGTCGCCGCCGTGGGCGGGACGATCTCCCAGATCGGCGCCCTGGACGGCTTCGAGGCGTCGGCTCCCGTCATGCCCCTGATGCTCAAGGACATCACCGTCCAGGGCATCGGCACCGGCCACCGCCGCGCACTGGAGGACCTCGTCCGCGCAGTCGACCGGACCGGGCTGAAGCCGGTGATCGACCGGCGCTACCCGATCGCCGACCTGCCCACCGCACTCGATCACCTCGACCACGGGCCCTTCGGCAAGGTCGTCGTCGAAACGAGCTGA
- a CDS encoding quinone oxidoreductase family protein: MKAIVVSEAGGPGVLRLRERPAPRPGPGEVLVDVRVAGVNFFDVGTRRAKVAEVPGVEGAGVVAAVGEGVGEFAPGDRVAWVTSGTQGSYAEQIVLPAATVVAVPDAIDDETAAAVLLQGLTAQHHCTVCHPVQPGDITLVHAAAGGVGLLLTQLIKARGGTVIGVVSRPEKVEIAAAAGADHVVVSTGAAFAERVLELTGGEGVHAVFDGVGGPAFAASLQVLRTHGTMVYYGPLIGEVPTIAMNEIPRSTRLTYGTLPDHIRTHEELVTHAAELFGLVEKGELVVRIGGRYPLAEAARAHADIESRTTTGKLLLIP, encoded by the coding sequence ATGAAAGCGATCGTTGTCAGTGAAGCAGGCGGACCGGGAGTGCTGCGGCTGCGGGAGCGGCCGGCACCTCGTCCGGGGCCGGGGGAAGTACTGGTGGATGTCCGGGTGGCGGGCGTGAACTTCTTCGACGTGGGCACCCGCCGCGCGAAGGTGGCCGAGGTGCCCGGCGTGGAAGGCGCCGGTGTGGTGGCGGCGGTGGGCGAGGGGGTCGGCGAGTTCGCCCCGGGGGACCGGGTCGCCTGGGTGACGAGCGGAACTCAGGGCAGTTACGCGGAGCAGATCGTGCTCCCCGCCGCCACTGTCGTGGCGGTGCCGGACGCCATCGATGACGAGACGGCCGCGGCCGTGCTGTTGCAGGGCCTGACCGCACAGCATCACTGCACCGTCTGCCATCCGGTACAGCCCGGGGACATCACGCTCGTGCATGCTGCCGCCGGCGGGGTCGGGCTGTTGCTGACGCAGCTGATCAAGGCTCGTGGCGGCACCGTGATCGGCGTCGTGTCGCGGCCGGAGAAGGTCGAGATCGCCGCTGCCGCGGGCGCTGATCACGTCGTGGTCTCCACGGGTGCGGCGTTCGCCGAGCGGGTCCTGGAACTGACCGGGGGTGAGGGGGTGCACGCGGTGTTCGACGGTGTGGGCGGGCCGGCGTTCGCCGCGTCACTGCAGGTGCTGCGCACGCACGGCACGATGGTGTATTACGGGCCGCTGATCGGTGAGGTGCCGACCATCGCGATGAACGAAATCCCGCGCAGCACCCGCCTCACCTACGGCACGCTTCCCGACCACATCCGCACCCACGAGGAGCTCGTCACCCACGCGGCCGAGCTGTTCGGGCTGGTCGAGAAGGGCGAGCTGGTCGTGCGGATCGGCGGCCGCTACCCGCTGGCCGAGGCGGCCAGAGCGCACGCCGACATCGAGTCGCGTACGACGACCGGGAAACTGCTGCTGATCCCCTGA
- a CDS encoding TetR/AcrR family transcriptional regulator, translated as MTTKKGAATRLRIVEAAAAEIRERGLNATTLDDVGRRSGTGKGQMFHYFPEGREELLLAVAEHEADRVFEGQQPYLDELTSRAAWEAWRDLIVTQYRDQGLYCPLGVLISDIGRHSPASQAVAAQLVKRWQQCVRTGIEATQAAGEADPGLDPDRTAAAVIGTIQGGVTVLLSTGSTEHLEAGLNLCLDRLLV; from the coding sequence GTGACCACGAAGAAGGGCGCGGCAACCCGCCTGCGCATCGTCGAAGCCGCCGCCGCCGAGATCCGAGAACGCGGCCTCAACGCCACCACCCTCGACGACGTGGGCCGGCGCAGCGGCACCGGGAAGGGCCAGATGTTCCACTATTTCCCGGAAGGCCGCGAAGAGCTTCTGCTGGCGGTGGCCGAACACGAAGCCGACCGCGTGTTCGAGGGCCAGCAGCCGTATCTCGACGAACTCACCTCGCGCGCGGCCTGGGAAGCGTGGCGCGACCTCATCGTCACCCAGTACCGCGACCAAGGGCTGTACTGCCCGCTCGGGGTGCTGATCTCCGACATCGGCCGCCACAGCCCGGCATCGCAAGCCGTGGCGGCGCAACTGGTGAAACGGTGGCAGCAGTGCGTCCGGACCGGCATCGAGGCCACCCAGGCGGCCGGCGAGGCCGACCCGGGACTCGACCCCGACCGCACCGCGGCAGCCGTGATCGGCACCATCCAGGGCGGGGTCACCGTTCTGCTCTCCACCGGCTCCACGGAACATCTGGAAGCCGGGCTGAACCTCTGCCTCGACCGCCTGCTGGTGTGA
- a CDS encoding TetR/AcrR family transcriptional regulator yields MTSQASTSSRTRRDSVRNRQRIIDTARAALAADGDVSMHAIAKAAGIGQGTLYRHFPTRETLVLAVHREDVAALVRAAPELLTEHPPVVALRKWLEMLARYGRIKHGLSGAFYAATHAQLAEEGYQPVVGAIGALLAAGTADGTVRDDITAEELLLLVGFLWRVEVDANRDKRVATMLDVVLNGLFRQN; encoded by the coding sequence GTGACCAGCCAAGCCTCGACGAGCTCCCGCACTCGGCGGGACTCGGTGCGCAACCGCCAGCGCATCATCGACACCGCGCGCGCCGCCCTGGCCGCCGATGGCGACGTCAGCATGCACGCGATCGCCAAAGCCGCCGGAATCGGTCAGGGAACGCTGTACCGGCACTTTCCTACCCGCGAAACGCTGGTCTTGGCGGTGCACCGGGAAGACGTCGCGGCGCTGGTCCGCGCGGCCCCCGAGCTGTTGACCGAGCACCCACCGGTGGTCGCACTGCGCAAGTGGCTGGAGATGCTCGCGCGCTACGGGCGCATCAAACACGGCCTGTCCGGCGCCTTCTACGCCGCAACCCACGCCCAGCTCGCCGAAGAGGGATATCAGCCGGTCGTTGGTGCGATCGGCGCTCTTCTCGCGGCCGGCACCGCGGACGGCACCGTTCGCGATGACATCACCGCGGAGGAACTCCTGCTGCTCGTGGGATTTCTCTGGCGTGTGGAAGTCGACGCCAACCGGGACAAGCGCGTTGCGACAATGCTGGACGTCGTCCTGAACGGGCTCTTCCGGCAGAACTGA
- a CDS encoding SDR family oxidoreductase gives MGDETAADTGTGIAGKVVAVTGASGGIGAAIAERLAASGATLVLGARRAHKLDEVVERIRSTGGSASAVEIDVRRREDLIRLVTAAQEQHGRLDVLVANAGSMATSRFDELKQDDWDEVVATNLTGVLNGIAAALPVFREQGFGQFVNMASTSAHTIVPTQGVYAATKTAIRVLSEALRQEAGPALRVTVVSPGLTRTEGTLSGDEKMTAWVDAVAQPADAVAQAVAFAIAQPDGVDIGEIIVRPTAQD, from the coding sequence ATGGGTGACGAAACAGCCGCCGACACCGGGACAGGCATCGCCGGCAAGGTCGTTGCGGTGACGGGTGCGAGCGGCGGGATCGGAGCCGCGATAGCGGAACGCCTCGCGGCCAGCGGTGCGACGCTGGTGCTCGGCGCCCGGCGCGCGCACAAGCTCGACGAGGTCGTCGAGCGGATCCGCTCCACTGGAGGCAGCGCGAGCGCTGTCGAAATCGACGTCCGCCGCCGGGAGGACCTCATCCGCCTCGTCACCGCCGCTCAGGAGCAGCACGGGCGGCTGGACGTCCTGGTCGCCAACGCCGGCTCCATGGCGACTTCGAGGTTCGACGAACTCAAACAGGACGACTGGGACGAGGTGGTCGCCACCAACCTGACCGGCGTGCTCAACGGCATTGCCGCCGCCCTGCCGGTGTTCCGGGAGCAGGGATTCGGTCAGTTCGTCAACATGGCCTCCACGTCCGCGCACACCATCGTCCCCACCCAGGGCGTGTATGCCGCGACCAAAACCGCGATCCGCGTCCTCTCCGAAGCGCTGCGGCAAGAGGCCGGGCCCGCGTTGCGGGTCACCGTGGTCTCACCCGGCCTGACCCGCACCGAGGGAACCCTGTCCGGCGACGAGAAGATGACCGCCTGGGTCGACGCCGTCGCCCAGCCCGCCGACGCAGTCGCCCAGGCGGTCGCCTTCGCCATCGCACAACCCGACGGCGTCGACATCGGCGAGATCATCGTCCGGCCCACAGCACAGGACTGA